Proteins encoded by one window of Lepeophtheirus salmonis chromosome 3, UVic_Lsal_1.4, whole genome shotgun sequence:
- the LOC121114351 gene encoding uncharacterized protein: protein MFFIYYIAIILVNISNQFIYAQHRLINKQSELFARVRETLPSLRNQEPLNYKEDFLERSVPLSQMEDSYIPYRETDDQLDYDEFPEIPPFLQIYSRKNLGEASYQKEPVFQKPHQKRYLGIDIPDYISNGGKANAIKNMSNKMKAVG from the exons atgttttttatctattacaTTGCAATTATTCTTGTCAACATAAGTAATCAATTCATCTATGCACAACATAGACTTATAAATAAGCAGTCGGAATTATTTGCAAGAGTTCGTGAAACTCTTCCATCTCTGAGGAATCAGGAACCATTAAACTATAAAGAGGACTTTTTGGAGCGTTCGGTTCCTTTG tCACAAATGGAGGATTCGTATATACCTTATAGAGAAACAGATGATCAATTAGACTATGACGAATTTCCAGAAATCCCAccttttctacaaatatattctaGAAAAAACCTAGGTGAGGCAAGTTATCAAAAAGAGCCTGTTTTTCAAAAGCCTCATCAAAAACGATACC tggGAATCGATATTCCGGATTACATATCGAATGGAGGAAAGGCGAACGCAATAAAAAACATGTCCAATAAAATGAAAGCTGTTGGTTAA
- the LOC121114349 gene encoding retinol dehydrogenase 12: MLKSLGEKVYLGAVGSYMTVKEQIFDRHKSIQVVPSDPGKVIVITGGSRGIGFEAAKYFLQHEFNVIMGCRKVEEACSKLKEIDNSEGKYTVFRLDLQNLDSVRSFAEEVREKTSKIDVLLNNAGIMLGPRFETSDGFESQFQTNYLSHFLLTSLLLDRIQSRVVNVSSVAHVLANKSMNWDDLQMKELYTPEGAYANSKAAQIMFTKYLQSKIDESDVYKGKVSVFALHPGVIYSDLYVNMPCGLFFKGLSKVFMKSQAQGGEALVHASISPELDGLGGSYTENSQVISSSDFVSDVSNQKILWTKTLELLKLDKFAENLD, encoded by the exons atgttaaaaagtttAGGAGAAAAGGTTTATTTAGGAGCCGTTGGCTCTTACATGACTGTCAAAGAGCAAATATTTGACCGACATAAGTCAATTCaag tAGTACCATCGGATCCTGGAAAAGTCATTGTTATAACTGGAGGAAGTCGTGGAATCGGATTTGAGGCTGCGAAATACTTCCTTCAACATGAATTCAATGTCATCATGG GATGTCGCAAGGTCGAGGAGGCGTGTTCCAAGTTGAAAGAAATTGACAATTCTGAAGGAAAATACACTGTATTTCGattagatttacaaaatttggattCTGTAAGATCCTTTGCTGAAGAAGTTCGGGAGAAAACGTCGAAAATAGATGTTTTATTGAACAATGCTGGGATTATGTTAGGTCCTCGTTTTGAAACCTCAGATGGATTTGAATCCCAATTTCAAACCAATtatttatcacattttttaCTTACAAGTCTTTTGTTGGATCGAATTCAGAGTCGTGTTGTAAATGTATCATCTGTGGCGCATGTATTAGCTAATAAATCTATGAACTGGGATGATTTACAAATGAAGGAACTATACACTCCAGAAGGCGCTTATGCAAACTCTAAAGCAGCTCAAATTATgtttactaaatatttacaaagCAAAATTGATGAATCAGATGTTTACAAGGGTAAAGTATCTGTATTTGCTCTTCATCCTGGAGTCATTTATTCAGATCTTTATGTTAATATGCCTTGTGGACTG ttcttcAAAGGTCTTTCAAAAGTGTTTATGAAGAGTCAAGCGCAAGGAGGAGAAGCCTTAGTACATGCCTCCATTTCACCAGAGTTAGATGGACTGGGAGGCTCATACACAGAAAACTCTCAGGTTATTTCCTCTAGTGATTTTGTTTCAGATGTTTCCAATCAGAAAATTCTTTGGACTAAAACTTTAGAATTGTTAAAGTTGGATAAATTTGCTGAAAACTTGGATTGA
- the LOC121114348 gene encoding mevalonate kinase-like yields the protein MSPEAGIEVSAPSKIILHGEHGVVYGKMAVAGSLDLRTRMRILKITDKLIVHFPDIGVHHQTWSMKDLKPLFTQDHKLEDIILQLLPDPKNPIQVASLTCFFYLYKRILNEFKGLKISVKSDIPMGAGLGSSAALSVCLAAGLLSINEHKNATDPDVISKYALLSEKILHGSPSGIDSSVSSYGGLISFKNGVIQRLNSPFDIKVLLVESGIQRNTKKIVGNVRERLLSYPKVIEPLLDGINDVSEEFLKVIQNMDEDTEPLSSDFEALEELIAKNHSLLRTLGVSHPRLEDIVRIANSMKFRGVKLTGAGGGGFAYIFIPPTTSSYMVDKLISLIEKRGFERPRLTSIGVSGVQIKVLEDNN from the coding sequence ATGTCTCCTGAGGCAGGTATTGAGGTGTCTGCTCCCTCTAAGATTATTCTTCATGGAGAACATGGAGTTGTATACGGAAAAATGGCTGTGGCTGGAAGTTTAGACCTTCGAACGCGAATGCGTATTCTCAAAATAACAGACAAATTGATAGTTCATTTCCCAGACATCGGGGTTCATCATCAAACTTGGAGTATGAAGGATCTCAAACCACTTTTCACTCAAGACCATAAATTGGAGGACATCATCCTTCAACTTCTTCCTGACCCAAAGAACCCCATTCAAGTTGCCTCTCTGACATGTTTTTTTTACCTCTACAAACGGATATTGAATGAATTTAAGGGCTTGAAGATATCTGTCAAGTCTGATATTCCTATGGGTGCTGGCCTTGGGAGTTCTGCTGCACTCTCAGTCTGCCTCGCTGCAGGTCTACTCAGTATTAATGAACACAAAAACGCAACGGATCCTGATGTTATCTCCAAGTACGCTTTGCTCTCCGAAAAAATACTTCATGGGAGTCCTTCAGGAATCGACAGTTCTGTATCTTCCTACGGTGGtcttattagttttaaaaatggagTTATTCAACGTTTAAATTCGCCTTTTGATATTAAAGTCCTTCTCGTTGAATCAGGTAttcaaagaaatacaaaaaaaatagttggaaATGTCCGCGAAAGACTTCTTTCCTATCCTAAAGTTATAGAACCTCTTCTGGACGGCATAAATGATGTCTCCGAAGAGTTTCTTAAAGTCATTCAAAATATGGACGAGGATACTGAGCCTCTCAGTTCAGACTTTGAGGCATTAGAAGAGTTGATTGCTAAAAATCATTCTCTTTTAAGGACATTAGGTGTTTCCCATCCACGATTAGAAGATATTGTTCGTATTGCAAATAGCATGAAGTTCCGAGGTGTCAAATTAACTGGAGCCGGTGGAGGAGGTTTCgcctatatatttattcctcCAACAACTTCTTCTTATATGGTTGACAAATTGATTAGCCTAATAGAAAAACGAGGATTTGAACGACCAAGACTCACTTCGATAGGTGTTTCTGGAGTTCAGATAAAGGTTTtagaagataataattaa
- the LOC121114344 gene encoding neutral amino acid transporter 9, with protein MSNEMDVEPLIASESGTEQQYLGGSSGLNIIRSSTSLSNLTNGAVVVIEGDASWSRRREIQSRIRRQAEQYGCPIEDVIVTTTQAPFSLPRNISTTMLRSVENHSEDSLSGVRVEVPYRDLMTQVARQEGAEIMRFYDRPFQDRRRRADAVQEGNRHRNNLISRLVGPPLPFPLSENGDANQNGAASWSEARRFLAYPDHLVPPQYFLLNVPVVSSQVESDGKQSSLVTILAIWNTMMGTSLLATPWAISQSGIIMGPCIALFTAGLAGYTAITIVQDRKEVEKFQPIPEFAPLVGCVLGKKAEITATIFSLLAVAGAGVVYWVLMSNFAYNGVSYIYNYATHSMMNQSYHSFSNSSHDNVICPSKMQELLESEDTSTFEKIWNPSTAPIFLLLLIFPLISVKSVGFFTKLNSIGTISVFFMMGLVSYYAASWGVNVDLFDPSSKLFVPLFKWTFPCLTGTLSLGFFIHNCVITITDNNKNQENNARDVRIAFSLVTFTYLMIGTLFYITFPIEKDCLEDNFLNNFHSDDGLAVFTRWLLLFQLTTVFPLIMYIMRSQVYLMIFKIEEPSYLQNFICNFMAVTICVLVAIFYPKIGTIIRFSGSLCGLFLIFFLPSLVHVVVTKEKIENENNFIGKTFTGLHVIIMVLGLANFIVQFFISSH; from the exons ATGAGTAACGAAATGGACGTGGAACCTTTAATCGCCTCCGAATCCGGCACTGAGCAGCAATATCTAGGAGGAAGCAGCGGTCTCAATATCATTAG GAGTTCGACGTCGTTGTCCAATCTGACAAATGGGGCCGTTGTCGTAATTGAGGGAGACGCCAGTTGGTCGCGACGTCGGGAGATCCAGAGTCGTATAAGACGTCAAGCTGAACAATATGGATGCCCCATCGAAGACGTCATCGTAACGACTACACAAGCTCCATTTAGTCTGCCTCGGAATATTTCTACGACGATGCTCCGTTCTGTAGAAAACCATTCAGAAGATTCCTTGTCTGGAGTCAGAGTTGAGGTCCCTTATAGGGATCTTATGACTCAAGTGGCTCGACAAGAAGGAGCTGAAATTATGAGATTTTATGATAGACC ATTTCAGGATCGTAGGAGACGGGCAGACGCTGTGCAGGAGGGCAATCGCCACCGAAATAACCTCATTAGTAGGTTAGTTGGTCCTCCATTGCCATTTCCGTTATCTGAGAACGGGGATGCAAATCAAAATGGTGCCGCCTCGTGGAGTGAAGCGAGAAGATTTCTT gcTTATCCTGATCACCTGGTTCCccctcaatattttttacttaacgTTCCTGTCGTCTCATCTCAAGTTGAATCCGATGGAAAACAATCCAGTTTAGTCACAAT ATTAGCAATTTGGAATACCATGATGGGCACATCTTTATTGGCAACACCATGGGCCATTTCACAGTCAGGGATCATTATGGGCCCATGTATTGCATTGTTTACAGCCGGTTTGGCTGGATATACAGCAATAACTATTGTTCAAGATCGTAAAGAAGTCG aaaaatttcaacCCATTCCCGAATTTGCACCATTAGTTGGATGTGTGCTTGGTAAAAAAGCTGAAATCACTGCCACCATATTCTCGCTTCTGGCTGTGGCTGGTGCAGGAGTCGTTTACTGGGTTCTTATGTCGAACTTTGCTTACAATGGCGTTTCGTATATTTACA ATTATGCCACACATTCCATGATGAATCAATCCTACCATTCATTCAGCAATTCGTCTCATGATAACGTCATTTGCCCAAGTAAAATGCAAGAATTGTTAGAATCTGAAGATACCTCAACGTTTGAAAAGATTTGGAATCCAAGCACTGCACCCATATTCTTACTTCTACTAATCTTTCCTCTAATAAGTGTAAAATCAGTTGGTTTCTTCACAAAACTAAACTCTATTGGCACcataagtgtattttttatgatggGCCTAGTTAGCTATTATGCTGCGTCCTGGGGTGTTAATGTGGATTTGTTCGATCCCTCGTCCAAACTCTTTGTACCGTTGTTTAAATGGACTTTTCCTTGCTTAACTGGTACACTATCCTTGGGATTTTTTATTCACAACTGTGTTATAACAATAACGGATAACaacaaaaatcaggaaaataat GCTAGAGATGTACGCATTGCATTTTCTCTGGTTACATTTACATATCTCATGATTGGAACTCTGTTCTACATTACATTTCCTATTGAGAAGGATTGTCTCGAAgat AATTTCCTCAATAACTTTCATTCCGATGATGGACTTGCCGTCTTTACGAGATGGCTTTTACTCTTTCAACTTACGACAGTCTTCCCACTCATTATGTACATTATGAGGAGTCAGGTTTATCTAATGATATTCAAGATAGAAGAACCCTCATATCTGCAAAATTTCATCTGTAATTTTATGGCCGTGACGATTTGCGTTTTAGTAGCAATATTTTATCCTAAGATCGGAACAATCATTCGTTTCTCTGGCTCTTTATGCGGACTGTTCCTCATATTTTTTCTACCATCATTGGTTCATGTTGTAGTCacgaaagaaaaaatagagaaCGAGAACAACTTCATCGGGAAAACATTCACTGGTTTGCATGTTATCATTATGGTCCTAGGATTAGCAAACTTTATCGtacagttttttatttcaagtcaTTAA